In Zunongwangia sp. HGR-M22, the sequence TTTTTGACCGTAAAAAAGATGTAGAAGGTTTAAGCGCTGTAGTTATCGACGATTTTAAAGGCGGCTATTTAGCTACCGAGCATCTTATAAAACAAGGTTGCAAAAAAATAGCTCACTTTTCTGGAGACTTAAATTTAGAAATTTACAAGAATAGACACGAAGGTTATCTAAAAGCCCTTAAGGATCATAAAATTACACCATTAAAAAGGTTTAGTGTTCAGGTAAATAGTAAATTAGAATCTGGTGCTTCAGCAATTAAAGATTTATGGGAATTTGATGAAAAGCCCGATGCTATTTTTTCTTCTAGTGATTATGCGGCTTTAGGTGCCATTCAAGAATTAAAAGCAAATGGGATAAAAATACCTGAAGAAGTATGTGTGGTTGGTTTCAGTAACGAGCCTTTTACAAAATACATGGAACTACCAATTACCTCTGTAGATCAAACCCCACTTGAAATGGGTAAAATTGCAGCTCAGGTTTTCTTAGAACAAACAAAAGAGAGCCAGCCACTTACTACAGAAAAGAAAGTTGTGCTGGCTCCCGAGCTTTATGTTAGAGATTCTTCTAATAGAAAATTATAAAGAAACTCCACGTTTCCACGGAATAAAGTCATTTTGATTATTTTGATCTGCTTTTGAGGTGATCTCGCCACTAGCAACATTAATAATATATTCCAAAATTTCTTCTCCCATCTCTTCGATCGTTTTTTCTCCCTTAATAACCGCTCCGCTATCAATATCAATAATATCAGGCATTCGGGCTGCTAAAATTGAGTTTGATGAAAGCTTTATTACAGGCGCTATAGGATTTCCTGTTGGCGTTCCTAAACCAGTGGTAAAAACAACTACATTAGCTCCAGAACCTACCATGGCGGTTGTACTTTCAACGTCGTTACCCGGTGTGCACAGTAAATTTAATCCTGGCTTAGTTACATATTCCCCGTAATCCAAAATATCCTGAATAGGTGATGTACCTCCTTTTTTGGCAGCTCCGGCAGATTTCATCGCATCAGTTATCAAACCATCCTTGATATTTCCCGGAGACGGATTCATATCAAAACCGGAACCGGAAGCTTCGGCAGCATCTTCGTAAGCTCGCATTAGTTCAAGAAAACGCTTGGCTTTTTCATCATCAACAATTCTATTTACCAATTCTTGTTCTACTCCACACAATTCAGGAAATTCAGATAAAATAGGCGACCCGCCTAAGGCTGCCAATAAATCTGACGCGTAGCCTAAAGATGGATTGGCTGAAATTCCTGAAAATCCATCAGATCCCCCACATTCTAAACCTAATTTAAGTTTTGATAATGGTGCTGGTTTTCGTTGAATTTCGTTTGCTTTTTTAATACCCTGAAAAGATTCTCGGATAATTTTATTCAGCATATCATCAATAGTGCCCTCTTGCTGCTGCTCGTAAATTAATACCGGCTTTTTCAAATTTGGATTTATAGCATCCAAAGCTTTCTGAAAAATATCTATTTGTAAATTCTGGCATCCTAAGCTTAACACAGTTGCACCCGCAACATTTGGGTTATTTACGTATCCCGCTAAAAGTTTCGATAAGGAAACAGCATCCTGGCGTATACCCCCGCAACCTCCTTGATGTGTTATAAAACGAACATTTACATTACTAAAAACCTCTTCTTCCTTTTCGCTTTCCTCTTCATTAAAATCTATATCGTTACCACTAATAAGATTTCTCAATAATTTTCGCTGCTTGGTAGACTTATGAAGGGATAATTCTTTTTCAAAAACATCTTTCAATAATTCCACATTACGATTTTCGCAAAAAACCAAAGGAAAAAATAACCACGTATTCGCTGTTCCCACCTGCCCATCTTCACGATGATAACCCATAAAGGTTTTATCTTTCCATTTAGAAATATCAGGTTTTATATAACTTGTACTTTCGGTTTTACCGGTGGTAATACTCGCTTGATGCTTTACATTATCTACTGTAAGTACGTCACCTCTCTTAATGCTGCTAGTTGCTTTTCCTACTAACACGCCATACATAAAAATTTTACTTTCAGGTTCTAGATCAACCATTGTAATTTTATGCTTCGCTTTAACATCAGAAAGTATGATGACATCTTCGCCCTCAAAATTTATCTTATCACCCTGCCAAAGATCTATCAAGGCAATAGCTACATTATCATCTGGATGTACTTTAATTAATTTATTCTTCATTTCTCCTAAGTTTTAAGCTGAATAAGTACTAGATTGTAGCTTTTTCAGTAAAATTTTTATATCCTTCTTCTATACCTTTAGTTTCAATCAATTCTAAAGCTAAGGCGATGTTGTCTTGTAAACCTGGAACTTTTGTTAAATCGCTGTCCCAAAATTTTTCATTTTTCAATATTTCGCCGCTAATTTCCTGATAACTGTGCATTTCCCAAACTCGCTTGAGTTCAGCAACCACCGCATCATCATCATTAATTGGCAAAGTATGATTATTCCATTCGCCTCTATAAAATCTTATTAAGCAAGCAAATGCAAAAGTAAGATGCAAAGGTAATCGATTGCAATCTTTTTGAAAAGCTAATAAACTAGGTAGTACTCTAACCTTAAATTTTGAAATTGAATTTAAAGCAATACTCGCTAATTGATGCTTAATAAACGGATTTCTAAAACGGTCTAAAACTTCTTCAGAAAACGTTTTTAATTCATCCTCTGGCAATGAAAGTGTTGGAATTATTTCTTTAAAAATTGCTTCTTTTACAAAGGCTCCCGTAAATTCATGATCTACAGTTTCTTTAACGGTTTCATTTCCGAAGAGCATAGAAAAAGGAACCATCGTGGTATGCGCGCCATTTAAAATTCGAACTTTTCTTGTTCGATAGGGCTGCATATCTTCTACAACGATTATATTTTCGTCTATTTTATCAAATGGAATTTTGGCTTTCAAAGCTTCTCCTCCTTCGATTACCCAAAGTAAAAATACTTCTGCAGAAACAATTAATTTATCCTCAAACTGAAGTTCACTTTGATACGCATCAATATCAGCTTTAGGATACCCGGGAACAATTCGATCTACTAAGGTATTATGAAAACTATTACTGTTGTTGATCCAAGCTACAAAATCGGCTTCTAATTTCCATAATTCTGCATATTGAAGTATAATTTTCTTTAGAGTATCGGCATTATAATTTATTAATTCACAAGGAATAATGGTTAATCCTTTCGCTGAATCCCCGCCAAAATGCTTAAACCTTCTATACAATAAAGCGGTTAATTTTGCTGGAAAACTTTTATGTGGTGTTTCTTCCAGAGTATCGCTTTCATCGTAAGCAATACCTGCTTCTGTAGTGTTAGAAATTACGAATTCTAAGGTTTCTTCTTCCGCTAGTTTTAAATAATCTTCGTAATTTTTATAAGGATTTATTCCTTTCTGAATACAAGAAATTGTTCTTTGCTCCTGAATTTCTTCACCCTGCTTTACTCCTTTCATAAACAGGTTGTACAACCCGTCTTGTTCATTAAGCATTTCCACTAATCCGCCTGCTAAAGGCTGAATTACGGCGACACCGGCATTAAAATTGGCTTCTTTATTTAATTTATCTATTACAAAATCTACAAAGGCTCTCAAAAAGTTTCCTTCGCCAAACTGAACTACCTTTATTGGTAAAGTTGTTGTTAGATTTGCATTTTTTCGGTTTAATTTTTCCATTTTAAAATCTTATTTTATTCAAATAATTTTGGCAGCCAAAGGCTAATTTCTGGGATATAAGTCACTAATAATAAAACAATAAACATAACCACATACAATGGTAATAAAGGTTTCATCACTTTTTGTATGGTCGTCTTCGCTACTCCTACCCCTATAAAAAGTACGGCTCCTACTGGCGGTGTACATAATCCAACGCATAAATTCATTACCATAATCATCCCGAAATGCACAGGATCTACGCCTAAATTCTGCATAACAGGAAGTAAAATTGGCGTAAAAATTAATACGGCCGGCGTCATATCCATAAACGTTCCTACAAAAAGTAAGAGCAAATTGATTATAATAAGAATCACATATTTATTCTCGCTTAAGCCTAGTAAAAGATCACTAACCGTCTGCGGAATATTTTCAAAAGACATTACCCAGCTCATACTCATAGATGTTGCAATAAGTAATAATACAATTGATGTAGTTCCTACTGAACTTAGAAAAATATTATAAAGCTTTTTGAGGTTTATTTCACGATAAATGGTTGCAAGAATCAAAGTATATAGGACGGCAATTCCTGAAGCTTCTGTAGCTGTAAAAATTCCGGAGACAATTCCTCCAATTACAACCACCAATAATAACAAGCTAGGTAAAGCATCCAGAAAAGTTACGGTAATCAATTTAAAACTAGACTTTGTACCGGGCGGATATTTTTTCTTTTTAATCCATATGGAAGCAACAAGCATTAACGCTAATCCCATCAAAATTCCTGGAATGTATCCCGCCAAAAACAAACTTGCAATAGAAACCCCTCCACTTGCTAGCGAATAAACAATTAAGACATTTGAAGGTGGAATAATCAATCCCGTTGTCGACGCTGTTACATTAATCGCTGCTCCAAATTCTTTAGAGTAATTTTCTTTTTCCATTGGCGGCCCTAAGATCCCTCCAATTGCAGAAGCTGCTGCAACTGCAGATCCGGAAATGGCTCCAAATAACATCGCAGCAATCACATTTACGTAGATTAAACCACCGGGCAGGGAGCCTATTAAAGCTTTCGCAAATTTAATTAAGCGATTCGCGATTCCCCCCTGATTCATTATTTGTCCCGCCAGAATAAAAAACGGGATTGCTAATAGCGAAAAGCTATCTAAGCCTGTTGCCATACGTTGAGACACTGTAGTAAAAGAAGCTATTGGATCGATAGAAAATAAAATCGTCACCAAACACGAAATCCCAATAGACCAGGCTACAGGAACTCCTATACTTAACAAGATCACAAACGAAATGACCAATATGAGTATTTCTGTAATCATAATAAGTATTTTTTAGGATTAAAAATTTCGTTCAGCTTATAAATAATAATTAACGCGCCACTTAATGGTATTACCGTATACACCACTGATAATGGCAAATGTAAAGCTGCGGAATCCTGACCGAGTTCTATATTCATTAATACTAAATTTCCTCCTCCGATAATCAATACCGTCACACAGAATAGAATTATTAGAATGTTTATAAAAATCATTAATTTAACTCTGTTGTCTGGATTTAATTTTGGTGGTAAAATATTGATTGCTAAGTGTTCTTGCTGTCCAGAGGCATAAGCCGCGCCAAGTAAACCAATCCAAATTAAGAGATATCGGGCAATTTCTTCGGTTACTGAACTGGGATTTTGTAAAACATACCTTGAAAAAACCTGCCACAAAACGGCAATTACTATCAAGGTCATTAAAAACACCAAAACGCCTCCCAGTAGCTTGTCTAATACTTTTTTCATAATTTTATTGTACAGCTTGTATTGCTTCTATTGTTTTTTTCATTACAGGGTCTTCTTTAAATTTTTCGTACATAGGCTCTACCTTTTCACGAAATACTTTTTTATCAGGATAGGTAACTTTTACTCCCGCTTTTTGAATTTCTTCTAAAGCATGCTGTTCAGCTTCGTGCCAGATTTTTTTCTCATATTCAGCAGATTCCATAGCGGCTTCTTTTAACCATTTTTGCTCCTGCTCATTCAATTTATCCCATACAATGGTACTCACTATTAATTCGTCCGGTAGTGCTGTATGCTCATCGACCATAAAGTATTTACATACCTCGTAATGATAAGAAAGGTAAAAACTTGGTAGATTATTTTCCGCGCCATCTACAATGCCTTGCTGCAATGCAGTATAAAGTTCTCCCCAACTAATTGGTGTTGGAGAACCTCCAAGATTTTTCACCATATTGATTGCAGTTTGGGATTCCATAACTCGTATTTTCTGCCCTACTAAATCATCAGGATTATTTAATGGTTCTGTGCTGTAGAAACTTCTACTTCCGGCATCATAAAACGTAAGTCCTCTCAAACGATTTCGTTCACTCGCTAGCAAAAGATCTTGTCCTATCTCACCTTCTAAAACATTAAAACGGTGATCGCTATCTCTAAACAAAAAAGGTAAACCGAAGACTTTTAGTTCTGGAGCAAAATTTTCTAATACTCCAGTAGAAACCTTTGTCATTCCCAAACTCCCTATCTGTAACAATTCGAGACACTCTCTTTCTGACCCTAATTGCTGATTGGGGTAGATATCGATTGTCATGGTTCCACCAGATTTTTCTTCTAGACGATCAGCCATGAATTTCATTGCTTTATGTACTGGATGAGAAGTATCTAAACCATGCCCCAATCGTATTATCTTTGTTTGATCTTCCGATTGGCAACCTGCTAAAATAAGCAGGCTACACAACGAAAAGTAAAACAGGTATGTTTTTCTTAGTATCTTCATTATCTTAAAGATTCAACTATTTTTATGGCTTCTGCTACTTTTGCCTGAACTTTTTGTAAATCAAACTTTCCATCTTCATTTTTAATAAAAAGTTTAGATCCTATCCCGACGCAATGTACGCCAGCTGCAAACCATTCACTTAAGTTTTCTTTTGTTGGGGAAACCCCGCCTGTAGGCATTATACTTGCCCACGGTAAAGGACCTTTTACCGCTTTTACAAACGAAGGGCCACCTACCTGAGAGCCTGGAAAGATCTTTACAACCTCAGCACCTAACTCTTCCGCATAGTTAATTTCTGTTACCGAACCACATCCCGGCATCCATGCAACTTTGCGTCGATTACAGGTTTTAGCCATTTCAGCATTAACCAAAGGAGAAACAATAAAGTTTGTTCCTAGCTGAAGGTAAAGTGTACTTGTACCTGCATCTATCACCGAACCCACACCAAGCATCATTCCTGGCAATTCTTTCACAGCATACTTTACTAATTCACCAAAA encodes:
- a CDS encoding LacI family DNA-binding transcriptional regulator — encoded protein: MAEKVTIYDISKKLKISAATVSRALNDNPKISQKTRELVMETAAAMNYKQNRLAQALKSGRTNNVGVIVPYINRSFFSSVIRGIEEELSPHGYHVIICQTHEDVRNEVKQIDTLLNTQVDGIFMSVAKTTQDTSHIKKAIAENTPLIFFDRKKDVEGLSAVVIDDFKGGYLATEHLIKQGCKKIAHFSGDLNLEIYKNRHEGYLKALKDHKITPLKRFSVQVNSKLESGASAIKDLWEFDEKPDAIFSSSDYAALGAIQELKANGIKIPEEVCVVGFSNEPFTKYMELPITSVDQTPLEMGKIAAQVFLEQTKESQPLTTEKKVVLAPELYVRDSSNRKL
- a CDS encoding UxaA family hydrolase, with amino-acid sequence MKNKLIKVHPDDNVAIALIDLWQGDKINFEGEDVIILSDVKAKHKITMVDLEPESKIFMYGVLVGKATSSIKRGDVLTVDNVKHQASITTGKTESTSYIKPDISKWKDKTFMGYHREDGQVGTANTWLFFPLVFCENRNVELLKDVFEKELSLHKSTKQRKLLRNLISGNDIDFNEEESEKEEEVFSNVNVRFITHQGGCGGIRQDAVSLSKLLAGYVNNPNVAGATVLSLGCQNLQIDIFQKALDAINPNLKKPVLIYEQQQEGTIDDMLNKIIRESFQGIKKANEIQRKPAPLSKLKLGLECGGSDGFSGISANPSLGYASDLLAALGGSPILSEFPELCGVEQELVNRIVDDEKAKRFLELMRAYEDAAEASGSGFDMNPSPGNIKDGLITDAMKSAGAAKKGGTSPIQDILDYGEYVTKPGLNLLCTPGNDVESTTAMVGSGANVVVFTTGLGTPTGNPIAPVIKLSSNSILAARMPDIIDIDSGAVIKGEKTIEEMGEEILEYIINVASGEITSKADQNNQNDFIPWKRGVSL
- a CDS encoding tagaturonate reductase — encoded protein: MEKLNRKNANLTTTLPIKVVQFGEGNFLRAFVDFVIDKLNKEANFNAGVAVIQPLAGGLVEMLNEQDGLYNLFMKGVKQGEEIQEQRTISCIQKGINPYKNYEDYLKLAEEETLEFVISNTTEAGIAYDESDTLEETPHKSFPAKLTALLYRRFKHFGGDSAKGLTIIPCELINYNADTLKKIILQYAELWKLEADFVAWINNSNSFHNTLVDRIVPGYPKADIDAYQSELQFEDKLIVSAEVFLLWVIEGGEALKAKIPFDKIDENIIVVEDMQPYRTRKVRILNGAHTTMVPFSMLFGNETVKETVDHEFTGAFVKEAIFKEIIPTLSLPEDELKTFSEEVLDRFRNPFIKHQLASIALNSISKFKVRVLPSLLAFQKDCNRLPLHLTFAFACLIRFYRGEWNNHTLPINDDDAVVAELKRVWEMHSYQEISGEILKNEKFWDSDLTKVPGLQDNIALALELIETKGIEEGYKNFTEKATI
- a CDS encoding TRAP transporter large permease; protein product: MITEILILVISFVILLSIGVPVAWSIGISCLVTILFSIDPIASFTTVSQRMATGLDSFSLLAIPFFILAGQIMNQGGIANRLIKFAKALIGSLPGGLIYVNVIAAMLFGAISGSAVAAASAIGGILGPPMEKENYSKEFGAAINVTASTTGLIIPPSNVLIVYSLASGGVSIASLFLAGYIPGILMGLALMLVASIWIKKKKYPPGTKSSFKLITVTFLDALPSLLLLVVVIGGIVSGIFTATEASGIAVLYTLILATIYREINLKKLYNIFLSSVGTTSIVLLLIATSMSMSWVMSFENIPQTVSDLLLGLSENKYVILIIINLLLLFVGTFMDMTPAVLIFTPILLPVMQNLGVDPVHFGMIMVMNLCVGLCTPPVGAVLFIGVGVAKTTIQKVMKPLLPLYVVMFIVLLLVTYIPEISLWLPKLFE
- a CDS encoding TRAP transporter small permease produces the protein MKKVLDKLLGGVLVFLMTLIVIAVLWQVFSRYVLQNPSSVTEEIARYLLIWIGLLGAAYASGQQEHLAINILPPKLNPDNRVKLMIFINILIILFCVTVLIIGGGNLVLMNIELGQDSAALHLPLSVVYTVIPLSGALIIIYKLNEIFNPKKYLL
- a CDS encoding TRAP transporter substrate-binding protein; amino-acid sequence: MKILRKTYLFYFSLCSLLILAGCQSEDQTKIIRLGHGLDTSHPVHKAMKFMADRLEEKSGGTMTIDIYPNQQLGSERECLELLQIGSLGMTKVSTGVLENFAPELKVFGLPFLFRDSDHRFNVLEGEIGQDLLLASERNRLRGLTFYDAGSRSFYSTEPLNNPDDLVGQKIRVMESQTAINMVKNLGGSPTPISWGELYTALQQGIVDGAENNLPSFYLSYHYEVCKYFMVDEHTALPDELIVSTIVWDKLNEQEQKWLKEAAMESAEYEKKIWHEAEQHALEEIQKAGVKVTYPDKKVFREKVEPMYEKFKEDPVMKKTIEAIQAVQ
- a CDS encoding bifunctional 4-hydroxy-2-oxoglutarate aldolase/2-dehydro-3-deoxy-phosphogluconate aldolase codes for the protein MATYSRIAVAQQMKETGIVPVFYHSDIKTCKEVLKACYDGGARVFEFTNRGDFAHEVFGELVKYAVKELPGMMLGVGSVIDAGTSTLYLQLGTNFIVSPLVNAEMAKTCNRRKVAWMPGCGSVTEINYAEELGAEVVKIFPGSQVGGPSFVKAVKGPLPWASIMPTGGVSPTKENLSEWFAAGVHCVGIGSKLFIKNEDGKFDLQKVQAKVAEAIKIVESLR